One genomic window of Anaerobranca californiensis DSM 14826 includes the following:
- a CDS encoding CbiQ family ECF transporter T component translates to MGLEVIDYLATKGKSPIHTANTSYKVLFTIIVITLLIITKSPYFPYLILLLLFTIMVINRVPLLKIIPFLFYPVFFSGLFVLGLGHNLETAFWVIAKTVAIATSMLLLVATTPIYYLFSLCSKFLPSFITDSLFFTYRSFFIFHKLISNLLLTIKLKGGTGRFSVFRNLKNAGGAIAITFIKALDSAERMKEIFYIRGYEIGNIKLEKEKTTIWNLYPVFLSIFSILLYFWV, encoded by the coding sequence ATGGGACTAGAAGTTATTGATTACCTAGCGACAAAAGGGAAAAGTCCTATCCATACAGCAAATACTAGTTATAAAGTTCTCTTTACAATAATTGTTATAACATTATTAATCATAACTAAATCCCCATACTTCCCTTATTTGATATTACTATTATTATTTACTATTATGGTAATAAACAGAGTTCCCCTTTTAAAAATTATTCCTTTTCTTTTTTATCCGGTATTTTTTTCTGGACTATTTGTTTTAGGATTAGGACACAATTTAGAAACTGCTTTTTGGGTAATAGCTAAGACCGTTGCTATTGCAACATCAATGTTATTATTAGTTGCTACCACACCAATCTATTATTTGTTTTCGTTATGTAGCAAGTTTTTACCTAGTTTTATTACAGATTCTTTATTTTTTACTTACCGCTCATTTTTTATTTTTCATAAATTAATCAGCAATTTATTATTGACTATAAAATTAAAGGGTGGTACCGGAAGATTTTCTGTTTTTAGAAATTTGAAAAATGCCGGTGGTGCCATTGCTATAACATTTATAAAGGCTTTAGATTCTGCTGAAAGGATGAAAGAAATTTTTTATATTCGAGGTTATGAAATTGGTAATATTAAATTAGAAAAAGAAAAAACTACAATCTGGAATTTATACCCTGTATTTTTAAGTATTTTTTCTATTCTTTTGTATTTTTGGGTATAA
- a CDS encoding energy-coupling factor ABC transporter ATP-binding protein has translation MESIIKAKDTVFIYPDQTKVELKGEFIVKKGERITILGSNGSGKTTLYKGILGLMENVEGELLVLGIKPYKKFHAIRNRIGVVLQNTDEQIIAPTVYDDIALTLRNNNIPENEIKDRVHWILTELKLTGLAKKVPHYLSGGEKKKVVLAGALVTNPEVLLLDEPFTGLDPRSKLSIIDMINHFCFAHGTTIVTTTHDMELVPDITDITYLFTKGEIIAKSNGTEIFQNLQLLEKADLVQPQLYQLFTRLIDLGLPIKYPDNVEDGAEKIYTAYTGKPF, from the coding sequence TTGGAATCAATCATCAAAGCAAAGGATACAGTTTTTATTTATCCAGATCAAACTAAAGTAGAATTAAAGGGAGAGTTTATAGTAAAAAAAGGGGAAAGAATAACTATATTAGGGAGTAATGGCTCAGGTAAAACCACTTTATACAAAGGGATTTTAGGATTAATGGAAAATGTTGAAGGAGAACTATTGGTACTAGGTATAAAACCATACAAAAAATTTCATGCCATCCGTAATAGGATTGGTGTAGTGTTACAAAATACCGACGAACAAATTATCGCACCTACTGTTTATGATGATATTGCTTTAACTTTACGGAATAACAACATCCCGGAAAATGAAATAAAAGATAGAGTCCATTGGATTTTAACTGAATTAAAGTTAACAGGTCTAGCAAAAAAAGTTCCCCATTATTTAAGTGGTGGGGAAAAGAAAAAAGTAGTTTTAGCTGGGGCTTTAGTGACTAATCCTGAAGTATTACTTTTAGATGAACCCTTTACCGGGTTAGATCCCCGTTCTAAATTAAGCATTATAGATATGATAAACCACTTTTGTTTTGCCCATGGGACCACAATTGTAACTACTACCCATGATATGGAGTTGGTACCTGATATAACTGATATTACTTATCTTTTTACCAAAGGAGAAATAATCGCTAAAAGTAATGGAACAGAAATATTTCAAAACCTTCAACTGTTAGAAAAAGCTGATTTGGTGCAACCTCAACTTTATCAACTGTTTACTAGATTAATTGATCTGGGATTACCTATTAAATATCCTGATAACGTTGAAGATGGAGCAGAAAAAATTTATACAGCTTATACAGGAAAACCTTTTTAG
- a CDS encoding energy-coupling factor ABC transporter permease, which translates to MSHLHITDDLLQWQLALFGYLTTLFIIGYILITTKKEELFNNIAKLGIMSALMLIVMSIPLGIPFHLNLSILTALIIGPKLGFISIFLVNIILATFGHGGITVVGLNTLIMGSEVFIGYYLFSFLLTKGLKWQYALFTTVLLALIISASLMITVVGIGGIEPAFVYHSCDHDHGEDVTTGENLTYSRFAMLVLGIVLFGATIEGLVILIIVNYFRKIRPDYLLKGGF; encoded by the coding sequence ATGAGCCATTTACACATAACCGATGATTTACTTCAGTGGCAATTAGCTTTATTTGGATATTTAACCACCTTATTTATTATAGGATATATTTTAATTACTACAAAGAAGGAAGAGTTATTTAACAATATTGCCAAATTAGGAATTATGTCTGCTTTGATGTTAATTGTTATGTCAATTCCTTTGGGAATACCATTTCATCTTAATTTGTCTATCCTCACAGCATTAATTATTGGACCTAAACTAGGATTTATTTCTATATTTTTGGTTAATATAATTTTAGCAACCTTTGGTCATGGTGGTATAACAGTAGTAGGTTTAAATACGTTAATTATGGGTTCAGAGGTTTTTATAGGCTATTATTTATTCTCTTTTCTCTTAACAAAAGGATTAAAATGGCAATATGCTCTTTTTACTACTGTTTTGCTAGCATTAATTATTTCCGCAAGTTTAATGATAACTGTAGTAGGAATTGGAGGTATAGAGCCTGCTTTTGTTTACCACTCCTGTGATCACGACCATGGGGAAGATGTTACAACAGGTGAAAATCTCACTTATAGTAGGTTTGCCATGTTGGTTTTAGGTATTGTATTGTTTGGAGCTACTATTGAAGGTTTAGTTATATTGATTATAGTAAATTACTTTAGAAAAATCAGACCAGATTATCTACTAAAGGGTGGTTTTTAA
- a CDS encoding PRC-barrel domain-containing protein, translated as MLKSKEIIGLPVINLNEGNQIGKVSDLIIDPATKKVVIVELNEKVGLFKKSQSCLTLDKISHIGSDAVTVENLEFDQDIPKELESYRFTNLVGRNIMLENGSTLGKLGEIIFSFPGGEVTGIKIIDNKTNLFGEEKGEIEISKIRTIGKDVIIVFNH; from the coding sequence ATGTTAAAATCCAAAGAGATAATCGGTTTACCTGTAATTAATTTAAATGAGGGGAATCAGATAGGTAAAGTCTCAGATTTAATAATAGATCCCGCTACTAAAAAAGTTGTTATAGTAGAGTTAAATGAAAAGGTTGGTCTGTTTAAAAAAAGTCAAAGTTGTTTAACATTAGATAAAATAAGCCATATAGGTTCAGATGCTGTAACCGTTGAAAACTTAGAATTTGATCAAGATATACCAAAAGAATTGGAAAGTTATCGATTCACAAATTTAGTTGGGAGAAATATTATGCTAGAAAATGGTTCAACTTTAGGTAAGTTGGGAGAAATAATTTTTTCTTTTCCTGGTGGAGAAGTAACTGGAATTAAAATAATAGATAATAAAACAAATCTTTTCGGTGAAGAAAAGGGAGAAATAGAAATATCTAAAATAAGAACAATAGGAAAAGATGTAATTATTGTTTTTAATCATTAA
- a CDS encoding polysaccharide deacetylase family protein, whose product MKKYFFIFIVILMILGLTYSLGEKIILTLVGGDMYVPIMRVKTEENKLAFTFNVLREDDLGELLNLLKQYNIKSTIFLTENMILDNSLVEMILLEGHQIGLLAFNNRNIESMTPNQIIEELKNISQTFQGIGGERIEIVRTLEYKGTVSAACKTLGIKYILWDVDSKDVKEVGVNDIVERINYHVKGGSIVVFNTSYKYTFPAIRMLLESSLIDEYQIVSLKELLYHDNYYINSFGEQVRKR is encoded by the coding sequence ATGAAAAAATATTTTTTTATATTTATAGTAATACTGATGATTTTAGGTTTAACTTATAGCTTGGGGGAAAAAATTATCCTTACATTAGTTGGGGGGGATATGTATGTCCCAATAATGCGAGTTAAGACAGAGGAAAATAAATTGGCTTTTACTTTTAATGTTTTACGGGAAGATGACTTAGGGGAATTATTAAATTTGTTAAAACAATATAATATTAAAAGCACTATTTTTCTAACAGAAAATATGATTTTAGATAATTCTCTAGTTGAAATGATTCTTTTGGAAGGACATCAAATCGGCTTATTAGCTTTTAATAATAGGAATATAGAAAGTATGACACCAAATCAAATTATTGAAGAATTAAAAAATATATCACAAACCTTTCAAGGGATAGGGGGAGAGAGAATAGAAATTGTAAGAACTTTAGAGTACAAAGGAACAGTTTCTGCAGCTTGCAAAACCTTAGGAATAAAATATATTTTATGGGATGTGGATTCAAAGGATGTAAAAGAAGTCGGTGTTAATGATATAGTGGAAAGAATAAATTATCATGTTAAAGGTGGATCTATCGTAGTATTCAATACTAGTTACAAATATACTTTTCCTGCTATTAGAATGCTATTAGAAAGTTCTCTGATAGATGAGTACCAAATAGTTTCACTAAAAGAACTTCTTTATCATGATAATTATTATATTAATTCTTTTGGAGAACAAGTTAGAAAGAGGTGA